In a genomic window of Ranitomeya imitator isolate aRanImi1 chromosome 5, aRanImi1.pri, whole genome shotgun sequence:
- the LOC138680733 gene encoding uncharacterized protein, with protein MSTFSYNAEETSNILARSTFSSDFLKIPPREARGRDLERELRHFTNIELHCATLSEYLRAQRIPRGLRVPLRPTLFRDSPEYCTRYEQILNKCSFDIITLTIEHLQKAISTSSETIKSIEAQLSSSGTPEELITLKDQISRNIEKHRRETEDRKRSKFNRDTEDYERQQVYRWQDNYAGRRNPSRQAQRTSLDYSTSGSEQELGTPATLPPRFLGQRQRFPRRRPRGAATDIGGDSAQGRITRSQSRLY; from the exons ATGTCCACATTCTCCTATAATGCTGAGGAGACCTCGAATATCCTGGCACGTTCCACTTTCAGTAGCGATTTTTTAAAAATCCCTCCTAGGGAAGCAAGGGGGAGAGATCTAGAAAGGGAACTCCGTCACTTTACCAACATCGAACTTCACTGTGCCACACTCTCTGAGTATCTTCGAgcacaacggatccctaggggtctacgggttccactacgtcccacactgtttcgggactctcCCGAGTATTGCACCAGATATGAACAAATATTAAATAAATGTTCTTTCGACATTATTACCCTGACGATTGAGCACCTGCAGAAAGCGATCTCCACAAGCTCCGAGACCATCAAATCCATCGAGGCTCAACTGTCTTCATCTGGGACCCCCGAGGAACTGATTACCCTCAAGGACCAAATATCCAGAAACATCGAGAAGCACCGACGGGAGACAGAGGACAGAAAACGTAGCAAATTCAATAGGGACACGGAGGACTACGAGCGCCAACaggtatacagatggcaggacaattaTGCCGGACGTCGAAACCCATCTCGCCAGGCCCAGCGTACCTCCCTCGACTACTCAACATCAGGCTCAGAACAGGAGTTGGGTACCCCTGCCACACTTCCACCCCGTTTTTTAGGCCAACGACAACGCTTCCCGAgaagaagaccacgaggcgcggccacggacataggaggagactcggcccaagggaggataacgagatctcag agtcgtctgtactga